tctgagttgtgtaggaagTCCTTTCTGAATTGTAGAGTGAGGCtcctctgaggtgtgtagggagggctcatTGTGCTCTTTATGGAGGGCTCTCTAAAATGTTTAGAATGTCTTAATGATTTGTGTGAGAATACTCCTAGATATGACTGTGTGTGCTCCCTAAGGTGAGTAAGTAAACCTATTAGAGGTGTATAGGGAAGGCCTCAGTGGTGAGCAGAAGGGCAATCTGAGGTGTTTAGTGAGGACATGCAACAGAGTAGGCTGAGTTTCACTGAGGTTTGTAGGGACAAGTTTCTCAAATGTGGAGAAAATGCTCTTGAGGTGAGTAGTGACTGCTTTctaagatgtgtagggagggtACTCTGAGGTGTATAGGGAGAAAACTCTGAACTGTGTAGGGAGCACTCTAATACATGTTTTGGAGGACTCTATGAGGTGTGTTAGAGTGCTCCTTGGCATGTGGGAAGCCATATGAGGTTATTAGGAATGGCTAACTAAGGTTTATATGGAGGGTACACTGAGGTGTGTATAAATGTCTCAGTGATTTGTGTGCAGAAGGActtttgaggtgagtagtgagagtTCTCTGACATGAGTAGTATGGACACACAGATGTGAAAGGGAGGACTCTGCTGAGTAGTTAGTATTCTCTGTGTTCAGTAGAGTGTGCACTCAATTTTGTAGCATAGGTTGTCTGAGGTGGGTAGACTTGGCTCTCTGTGGTTTTTAGGGAGGTCTCTATGAGGTGTGCAAAAGGGCTCAAACAGTCATGTGGGAGAGTTTTTTGACTAAGTAATTGTGTTATCTTAGTTGCATAGAATAGGCCCTCCTAAGTGAGTAGCAAGATGTCTGAGTAAAGTAGGGAGAACACACAAAGCTGTGATGGGAGAGTTTTTTGAGGAGAGTagaaggaatctctgaggtgttcaGGGAAGGCACTCAAAGGAGTATCAGAACATCTCTGTGCAATATGTTGGGATGGCTTTTAATTATGTGCAGTGCAGGATTTGTTATAAATTGTGAGGAATATCTGAGGTGTGCAGGAAGGGCATCCTAAGATTTGTATGTAAgattctctgatatgtgtagggaggaccctgagatgtgtagggagaaCTGTGTGATATGTAGGGTGGACAATCCATGTAAGTAGAATGACTCATGAGTTGTTTAGGGTTGACCCTCTAATATGAGTAGTTAGAGATATCTGGAATGAGTAGGGAGAATGTACTGAGGTGTAAAAGGAAGGCTCTAAGTGTTGTGTAACAGCACTCTCTGTAGTGTGGAGTATTATCTGAGGTGTGCAGAGAGTGTGATGTGTAGCAAGGGCtatctgaggtgagtagaaatggCTCTGTGGCTTGTTCACAGACTTgtgaggtgagtagtgagagttctctgagatgagtagggaggacaGAAATGTTGAAGTGAGggatctctgaggtgtgtagttAAGGCTCTTGGTGGTGTGCCAGGAGGAATTTTTGATGAATAGTGAGGACTATCTCAGATGTGTTGTCAGTCTTTTCTGAGGTGTGATGGAGGGGAATTTTAAGGTTTGTATGGAATGCTGTCAGAGATGTGAATGGAAGACTTCCCGTGGTCTGTAGTGTGGACTCTGTGAGGTAAGTGAGGAGGGCACATTGAAAAGTGTAGAAGGGATTTATGATGCAAGTGGGAGTGTTCCCTTAGGTGAGTAGGGAGGGCTATTTGAGTTGTATTGGGAAGGCCTAAGTGGTGCATACAGAGGGCTGTCTGAGGTGTTCAGAGTTGACTTATATAGGTGTAAAGGATTGACTCATTGAGGTGTTTTGGGAtgtctttctgaggtgtgtagggactgCTTTTGAGGTGAGTAATGAGGGCTTTCTGTGATTTGCAGGGAGGGAACTAAGACATGTGGAGGGATCCCTCAAGATTTGGAGTGAGGGGCTTCTGAGAAGTGTAGTGAGGGCTTTATGATATGTGTGGGAAGACTCTGTAGTTTTGTCAGGCCTCCTTAATGTGTGTGGGAGGTCCACTTGAGGTTATTAGAGATTGCTTACTGAGGTGTATATAGGGGGTACACTAACATGTTAGAAAGATTATTATTAGTCAataaatagccaataaatatatgtatattagagATGCCAAGTGCTATTGCATTTGTAGTTACCCAATGGGCATCAATATGCCTTAGTGAAGAATTGGTTCTTTTAAGCAAAAGTAGACACTGAGTCCTGTGATATGGGGAGGATTTGTGGTCCTTTAGCAGAGTTTGCCACCATGGAGTGTGTGTATCAAtagtatatgtattatataatattatggcATGATTAGGTAACAGGGGATCAAACATGGTTGAAcctgatttattcatttaattatttgtttttatacatgtatctttgggaatatatatatatatatatatatatacacatatatatttataattttgtctctagAATGAGCAGGAATTGGTGATAGATCAGGGAAAAGGTAAAGGCCAAAAGACCCATGACATTTCCTGAATTTTTATCTTGAACAACCCAGGTGGTTATTGATACCCAGTACTAGATGGGGCAGAAAGACCCCATGAGGCAGGAAAGAGAGGGTTGGCTTTGAGGAAGGTTTTTCCATTGTCAGTTGATATCCATGTGAACATGTCTGAAGGTGAGAGGATAGGGCTAAGAGGAAGATTCTTTGGGAGGCAGGGGGATGTGAAAAATACTTCTGTAATTAGACTGTGaactggggtgggggtgaagaTAGAGAAACCTAAGAAGCCTTGCTCTAAGCTGTGGACATGCACATATTTAGtgatggagaagaggagaagtcTATGAAGGAGACAGAGGGTGAGGGCATCCAGTTAGGAAGATGGAAAACCAGGAAAGGGAATGACATGGATTTCTGGGAAGAGCTGATTTTGGAAAGAAAGTCAGGGCCTCTTGTCTTGAAAACCTCTCAGAAATAAACTAGAGGGTGACTAAGGAGGAACCATTAGAGTTGGTACCAGAGAGGGTTCTGATGCTCTCCGTGGCACCACTGTCCTCAGGTAGTGGGAGCTAAAGCCAACTGGGTGATTTATGCAAGAATAGAGGGTGTCATAGTGAAGACAATGTCTGGATATGATTTTTCTGATTGCAGGCGAGTTGAAGGGAGACACAGGCAATCGTTAACATTGGTGGTCACTCATATGTGCGGAGGGGTTCATTCCAGAAAtgcatttttgtcttgtttgtgaCTGAAGAAATCACTATTTTCTAGGTATACAGtagagttcatttttaaaaaatctttaagtgGAATCGTGATTACTGGGGACTTGGAAGTGTGCTTGGAAGGGCAGGGAATGGGGTGAAAGTGGATGAGGGTAGTTATATATGATCACTGCATAACATACATTGGGAAATAGGCCCAATCCCATTACATGTGTACTGAAAATGTGttagttaaaacacacacacacacacacacacacacacacacacacacacagaattaacCATTCTATTCTATCATTGAGGGTAGGCCCTCAACACGTGAGGAGGAAGTTTATAACCCTAAGCTTGATTTTCTGCTTGTGCAAATTATTATCAATCACCTGTGAAGAGAACCATATCCcaggtttttcttatttctcatgaTACTCACAATAGTGGCAAATAGTGGCCacatattttgtagaatgtatCTTACAtggtgttttctctctctctctgtgtgtgtgtgtgtgtgtgtgtgtgtgtgtgtgtgtgtttcagactGTTGTGATTAAATGATTTTGGAAGGAATAGGACAGAGATAATGTGACTTTATGTCAGAGCCTCTCAGGGTTACTTGATGGTCACTGAAGTCATTGAGATGCTACCATCCATCCATGGTCAGGGTAGTTTGTGTCAAGTTCTTCCTTTGGGAATTTACTTCTTTACCCATTTTCCTACACTATTCATTGCCATGAAGTCACTAAATCTGCCCACCCTGAAAAGGAGGAGGATAGTAGTCTCCACCTGCAGGAGGGGATGCTGTCCACCTGCAGTGTTTTGAACTCTTTGGTAAGAAGGATTTGTCTGTTCCCTTTACTTATTATCTATGTAGTCATTTATTTATGTCACTAAACATGTATTCATTTGCTTCTTTCTGTTATATTTCACTGTTAAAAGTATTTACTGTTCATATTCTTCTAGCTTTGATTCTTTGAAGATCTTTTACCTTACTTCCTATGTCATTTGTCAGGCATCCACATTTGGGGAATTATGAGacactctcctcctctttctcctcctcttcctgctcttccccttctccctccttctgtgTTGAAGCTAATTTTGTGTTTATCTGACCAGATCCTAGAATCTGTCATTTGTCTAGGGAAATAGACTACTTTTTACTGGCATTTATTAGGGCCAGCTGTGTAATGTACCAGgccaagtacaaaatgaaaacttggaGTTCTTGTTCACAAAGCTGGTAAGCTGTGCCATTAACATCATGGCACAGAAATCCATTAGTTTCTTCAGTGATCTCTTCTCATgtcatgtacattttctttgtcttctagaatctttctttttacagaaaaaCCAGCATTTTCAATAATTAGCAAGACTTTTACCATTCATCTTTAATGATGCAAAGTCTATTCTAAATGCAAACTTACAAGCAAGTCACATTTTATAGCTTACATGCCCATGATGAGTTCATTCATATCAGAGCAGTGAAAATGTCACACACAACCAATGCAATTGTTTCCACTCTACCTCAATAACTGTTAACAGATTCTTCCATTGGCTTGTTAGTGAGTTAGAAACAACTGAAAGGAAAGTGACTGTAGATTGTCCAGGTTTCccttttccttcacatcctcAACTGGAGAGGTGGGCTAACACTATGCAGTTCCATGAGTGACAAAGAATGAGGCAGGGGTTCTTGAGCTTGGTGAAGAATACATTGCCTTCTTCTGCATTTGAACCTAGTTCTGGTTGGAATTTAAAGTGTGGCCTCCCTTGCCTTCAGTACCCTCCCTCTTTGTACTTATTTGTAGATAGGACACAGTCAACTTGTACCCACTCTCTCTCAGCTCTGATATTTCCTTCACCCACTGGACTTCTTGCTGGTGGAAATTATAAGTCCTTAATGTGCATGAGGCAGCCAGATGCAGTATACATGCAGTTACATGTTTGTGCTGTGTTCATACATGTGTCCACTCTCTTTTTGGAATTTAGCTATGAAACATAAGTACTAAGATACaatcaacaaaaatttatattgGTAACAGTATTGCATTCTAGCAAAGACAGGCCCACTTTGAACAGGGATCCTGACTGTGCGGGAGCATCATGGGACTACTCCTCCTTGGTCTGCCTtctatctcctcctcctcctccttttctttattctctctttctatCTTCAtcatttccccctccctcctttcttccataATAGTAAGAATACTCAGTAGGCTATCTGTactctgaaaacatttataagtgCACATTACAGTATTGTAAACAGTAAGTGCAGAATTATTCTGCAAATATCTAAAAGTTATTTATCTTTTAGTATTGAAATTTGATATCTATCAAAGAGCAGTACCCCACTTCACTGTACACCATTCCTTGGCAAGAAACAtgctactgaggctggccttaaacttgtgatcgtTCTACATCAACCTCCTGAAACACTGgtattccaggcatgtgccagggTGCCTGAATCCTTTACTGGTTTTTATCAGGTTATTTATTGTCATAAGTTCTAgggattatttatatattttagatattatcaTCTTCTCAGGTGATGTGCaagtaatttttctcatttccccagCTGAATCTTCTCTGTTCATGctttactttgctgtgcagaagctttttggtttgatgaAATTTCACTTGTCCTCTTGTGCTTCTGTGTCCTATCCTTTAAGCGTAGTGGTCAAAACCATTTTCTAAAGCAATGTTGTAAAGCTTctctctcatgttttcttttcatacattACTCAAAAACttattcttatctttttattttatattaaaacatagTCACTTCAGCAtcatattttgatacatgtaatGCTGTGTAGTGATCAAATCTTAGTAAAGGTCATATTCATTGGGAGAGATTGGTAAATGGGGCCCCAGCATTTTCCTCTAGAAATTTTGTAGATTCaatctcttttttatatttttagttgcttttaaaaactttttatttgttctaattagctgcaAATGACAATAGGATGCAgtgatacattttgatagatcatacataaacagagtgtaatttctcatttttctgattatacatattgttggatcatattggtcatgcaagTTGATGTTTTAGTAATAGGTGAGATaactttctgatttctttcttctgcacaAGGATATCCAGtgtcctcagcaccatttgttaaagagactatccttcctccattgtgtatttttggcCCCCTTGTCAAAGATGAGCTAACAGCATATGCATGGGCTTATTCTGATTCTATTTTCCGTGCATTGGTCTGTATGATGCCTACTATTACAGAGCCAAAGTGTTTTATTCCTGTcactttctaatttattttaggGGGGAGAATTCTgtcattttaagaatttgttctaatttttttatacaggagagtagaatgcattttgacacatcatacataaatggagtataatttcacattcttctggttatacatgatgtagaattacaccagtgaggtaatcatatatgcatataaggtaataatgtctgatacATTTCACTGTTCTTCCAACActcacacccctcccctcccttcagtctATTCTGCCTAAACAAAaggatctctattttttcctggcctcccccttattgtgaattggcatctgcatgtcagagaaaacactcagccttttgttctttgggattggcttattttgcttagcagttccatccatttactggcacgTACTAtaattccccttctcttccccctcaACTGTGTTGATAGTCCacaatttatttatacttttttaaaaattagtgtctgGTGGATATTTTTGGCATTGGAATTCACTGTGCCATATTCATGTATGTCCATAGGAAAGTtcagtctgattcattctactattcttcccttctcctgtttctccttccttttcctcaagccacttcatctactccactgatcctttcctcatttttgatgaagttttctctctctttttttctaggATATACTCAAAAGgcattaaaattgtttaaatttaaaataatatctatatgATTGTGAAGAAGAAAGTAATCATTCACAGGTAATGAAACTGAgagcattttacaaaataaagtttttcagtttttggtAAGCAGACACTGcacatttcatttgaatttattaCTACTACTAACATTATGTTAGCCAGAATTTTTAGTATGGGTGTGTCTGTGTTTATGAATTACAATATGCCTGGTATCTCTTCACAGGTTCTTGATTTCTGGGATCCAGTGTTACCATTCATGTTTTAGGTTGGCAATGCAGAACTTTTCAGAATCTATAACTCCATAGTTCCTTTCTTCTtactttatttgttatttttagaaatacaagacagtacaatgtattttgtcatacatacatggagtataacttattctaatgagAATTCTATTCTTGTCATTGTACATCATGTGGAGTTACCTttgtcatgtattcaaatacaaggataggaaagttaagtctgaTTCCATAGTTCCTTTCTGTCACCTCATGCTTTAATTGAGTAGACTTTagcattttcagaatttcttctttactgtttttttttgagactgaatTCTCCAAAAAGTGTAAAATGTGTGATGTAGTGACATTTATAATGTTGTGGTACAATTACCCCCTTTACCttgtttcaaacattttaatcACTGGAAGAAAACCATGTATCTGATAAACAGACACTCACTCCCAGACCCTCCAAGCCCTGACAgttacttttctcctttctgactTTGAGATTTCCAATTTGTGgatattttatatgaatgtaGTTATAGCATGTGTGAATTTTCATgtgtgattttgtttccttttcttcatatttttgagaTATATCCACATTGTAGCCTGTTtccatactttatttttatggcaCAGTATTAttcaagataaatataaatatgaatgctAGATATAgttgtatatttatatgaatatatatatgtacatgcactTACTCagatgtgtatacatgtatacatacacagaCATTTGTTCATACATTCTTctcttgatggacatttagaaTTTCATCTATTTCTTAGTGTTGGCACTACCATTTGCATCTATGTACAAGCATTTTAATATCTGTTTTCAATTCTCTGGGGAATATAGCTAGGAATATAATTGGTAGGTCATGTGGTAATTCTAGGTTTAACTCTTTAGCaatcatcaaattattttctataactactataccattttatattgtTTCCATAAATGTGTGGggtttccaatttcttcacataGTTACCaacactatttttctttaaatgcagaCATTCTATTGGCCACAAAGTGCTATCTCATGGCATTTGGTGGGGTTTTGCTGTCATAATTTGGTATAAGGAAGCAAACCCCTAGGTAGTCCATCTGTTAACTACAtctcctgttctttttatttctcttagacacatagtctcactaagttacacaATATGCCCTTGAGcttgccatccttctgcttcagtctcttgagtagcttGATATAAGCGTGCACCTATTATtggatgaaaaagagaaagacataaaTGTGCCTCTAATAGTATTTCACTGAAAAGACTTTAAGAACTatgttggagaaagaaagaaaatatacccACTATAATGGTCTGAGATACAAAGGaaatggaaactataaaaatgtataaaatgcaaattaagccagataaaatgaaaagtaatataaatatatttaaaaaatagtgcatatACAGGAAAAAACTTATTCACAAGCCATTTGCTGACTATTTAAATTACTTTGTTCTAACAGATTATTTTAATCCTATCAATAAATTTTTGAGGGAAATTTTATgagataaagaaaatagttttaataaaaatgacaaagctGCTTTACATGAGTTTTATCAGAAGCTGaaatttgtttctccatttggtttgcataacttttattatttgagTATCAGCACTGATCAGCACCAGAGGACTGATGGTGCCATAGCCATTGGCCACAAGCATTTGGAGAGAGACCAGGATGGGATCATTGGTGCACGTCACACTTATGAATAGTGAAATAATAAAGTCCACACAATAGAGGATCTCAAAGTAGCTGATGAGTAGCAGAATGGTGTGAGTGGCCCTTTGTTCAGGGGAGCTTATTAGAGAAAACCTGGAGCTATGAAGAGACATGGTTCGTTGTTTATGTCTATGCAACAGAAATATCATGTATGCGCTTGAAAGAACCAAAAGACCCAGAAATAAGAGATCTCTGAATGCCATAAGGGCAACAAAGAGGTACCTGTGTCTGTAGCTCATGAGCAGGAAGGAACAGTGGTCAGTGAGAAACAGAAGACCAAGCTGGGTCTTATTGTGTGAGGCCACTGTGCAAAGGATCAGATTGCTAGAGATGGACATGGTGAGGAcccataagaaaagaaataaccacACAATGGtatttgtgaatttaaatttgaaattggtTAATCAGGAGCCACTGGGACTGAGGGTGACAGCCTGAAATACACTAAGGACACAGGTGGTACAGATGGAGAGTCCCCTCATGACCCTGTTCAGAAAGATAAGCACTTTGCATTTGAAATTATGTGGAATGTCCTGTGCTTCCCAAACATCTGTAGATACCAGAAGTTCCATGGTGAGGAGCATGAGGATATGTATCAGAGCCAAGTGGGTGATTAGGAGGTCAGTGAGCCTAGGCTTAGGACCCCCAAAGACAGCAGCAATGTGCAGACAAAAAAGAAAGGTGTTTGCTGAGATCCCAATGCCAGCTTGGGGATAGAAGGCATTTCTTATGGCAACATAATTGAAATTTTGCTTCATCTTCCTGGGGAATCTGTGAAGAAAATCAGGAGCATT
This DNA window, taken from Sciurus carolinensis chromosome 19, mSciCar1.2, whole genome shotgun sequence, encodes the following:
- the LOC124971195 gene encoding putative vomeronasal receptor-like protein 4, whose translation is MKQNFNYVAIRNAFYPQAGIGISANTFLFCLHIAAVFGGPKPRLTDLLITHLALIHILMLLTMELLVSTDVWEAQDIPHNFKCKVLIFLNRVMRGLSICTTCVLSVFQAVTLSPNLLFLGLLVLSSAYMIFLLHRHKQRTMSLHSSRFSLISSPEQRATHTILLLISYFEILYCVDFIISLFISVTCTNDPILVSLQMLVANGYGTISPLVLISADTQIIKVMQTKWRNKFQLLIKLM